A section of the Lutra lutra chromosome 3, mLutLut1.2, whole genome shotgun sequence genome encodes:
- the LOC125095167 gene encoding high mobility group nucleosome-binding domain-containing protein 3-like, whose product MPKRKSPENTEGKDGSKVTKQEPTRRSARLSAKPAPPKTEPKPRKTPAKKEPGTKINKGAKGKKEEKQEAEKEGTEN is encoded by the exons ATGCCGAAGAGAAAGTCTCCGGAGAATACAGAGGGCAAGGATGGATCCAAAGTAACTAAACAGGAGCCCACCAGACGGTCTGCCAGATTGTCAGCGAAACCTGCTCCACCCAAAACTGAACCTAAACCAAGAAAAACACCTGCTAAGAAAGAACCGGGAACAAAGATTAACAAAGGTGctaaagggaagaaggaggaaaagcaagaaGCTGAAAAGGAAG GCACAGAAAACTGA